A single region of the Carassius gibelio isolate Cgi1373 ecotype wild population from Czech Republic chromosome A14, carGib1.2-hapl.c, whole genome shotgun sequence genome encodes:
- the LOC128027054 gene encoding uncharacterized protein LOC128027054: MASPRGHHRRGSMEEPVNMSSSVIHLKEELTRLQKDIFPECNKHIEKISDLINEFDNGYRIAIYALKGAKITGGTAMVLLALSFFVIDEAVFEWFSAAGTAMAVVSALSVAFGLNRKTQQEKILKRPIKDEIKGFLDTINNTIDMLEKICQRTEELLRDPSLLDHRTQALSEHFTYCFEKRLFREHDSSKMGDRLSKIVHLSGKLSEMIANISSVPDILKEIIEDDKRQHDKPAKPTRKQINKREFKEKAEKFINDMQKGISELKNGVKEINQTADRISDRLS; this comes from the coding sequence atcaagtGTTATTCATCTCAAAGAAGAATTGACTAGACTTCAAAAGGACATTTTTCCAGAATGCAACAAACATATAGAGAAAATAAGTGATCTCATCAATGAGTTTGACAATGGTTACAGAATTGCTATTTATGCCCTGAAAGGAGCAAAAATAACTGGAGGAACTGCGATGGTGTTGTTGGCATTATCATTTTTTGTCATTGATGAAGCAGTTTTTGAATGGTTTTCTGCAGCAGGGACAGCTATGGCTGTAGTTTCTGCATTAAGTGTTGCTTTTGGACTAAACAGGAAAACACAGCAGGAGAAGATCTTAAAACGACCCATTAAAGACGAAATTAAGGGATTTCTGGATACAATTAACAACACTATTGACATGCTGGAAAAAATCTGTCAGCGTACTGAGGAACTATTGAGAGACCCTTCACTATTAGACCACAGAACCCAGGCATTGAGTGAACATTTTACCTACTGCTTTGAAAAAAGGCTCTTTCGGGAACATGACAGTAGTAAAATGGGTGACCGGCTGTCTAAAATAGTGCATTTGTCTGGAAAGCTTTCAGAAATGATCGCCAACATTAGTTCTGTGCCTGATATCCTCAAAGAGATTATCGAAGACGACAAGAGGCAACATGACAAACCTGCAAAACCCACacgcaagcaaataaataaaagagagttCAAGGAGAAAGCAGAGAAATTCATTAATGATATGCAGAAAGGAATTAGTGAGCTAAAAAACGGAGTGAAAGAAATAAACCAAACAGCTGACAGAATATCAGATCGATTGAGTTGA